The Leptospira dzoumogneensis genome segment TCCCATGTCCCCTCCTAATACAAACCACAGAAGCCCATTTCAACTGGGTCCGAATTGCTTTCACAATAGACTTAACGTCTTGCTCGTCCCCACTGATTGTATGAAAGACAATCACGATCGGATCGGAATCCGTTTTTTTCTTTCCATCAATATTGGACCAGGCAAGTCCAGTGACGCCTCTATCTTTCATTCTAAGATGTTCCAACTTATCGTAATGAAAAAATTCGGAACGATATTCTCTAAAAAGTAAGAGAGCCAGCATTAGATGATTATTAAAACACCAGAACGTAGGAAAATATTTTCTAGTTAAACGAGGACAATTTGCAATTACTCTCCTCACAAACTCGCCTTCGCTGAACTGAAGAACAGGTTTTTCTATCACCTCAAGAAAATAGTAAAATGTAAATGCTAGAATGAGAAATAAAATAAGATAAACAATAGAGAAGAACGAGAGCATTCAAGAATCCAAATGAAAATACTTTAGGAAAGAATAGGCAGAGAAAGGCTATGGTCTATTACTTTATGATTTTTAGTATCTAGGCAGGGGGAGGTCATGTAGGGGGAAGTATCCCCCTCGCTTCAGCCGCGTTACACGCGTCTTACGCTACCCCCTCTCCGGGAATCTACCGCTTCGAACCCCCCGGACCGGATTTTTTTCAATCCGAAACATTGCTTTTCTTTCCAAATTTAAAAAAGCTGCGTTCTCACGCAGAGGCACTGAGACGCGGAGATTATGACTTTGTTTTTCCCTGTGTCCTTTGTGAACTCCGTGCGATTATATTCCAGGGTTCGCACAGAGACCACGGAGTTCACTGAGAGGGTAGAAAGAATATGGTTACGCGGGCTGCATTGGCGAACATACGCAAAGCCGCCCTCGAATAACAATCATCTTCATTTGTAGGAATTCCTACACGTGAGGAGGGTGAGAAAATTGATTGTATAATTAGAAATCTGTGATAGAGGATTTTTTTGAGTAATTCATAGAACCGCCACCATCCCCCACCCAAAAGGGCGGGATTTTACCCGCCAGCTTTAAGCGGAATCGAATTTCCGTTCGACAAATTACCTTAGGAACTCCTACTCGAGACCCTCCTCAAACTTAAGCGTCATTCACTTGGAAACCTTTCGGGTGTGGTTTTCCTTCTTCTACCCTTATGGAGGCTTTGTAGAAATTGTTTGGCTACAACCTTAGGTTGGCGAGGAGAGCCTTTTATAGATTACTTAAATGTGCGAAACATTTAAGACGTTATTCACACTTCTTACTGTATGCAGGTTGTGATAACTCAGTTCGCAAGAATTCTTCAAATTCAAACGACCAGTCGATTCCTGTCTTTCCCATTTGAATATTTTACGCGTTGAAGGAAAAATTGAACAGGGGTGGTTTGTTGGACAGCCATGAAACATGAACGAAGGACTCCATTTCAAGTCTTCGTCGAAGGTATTAAGATAAAAGAATCGGCGGCAAACCACTCTTTTAATCCTCCTTTCTTTCGTATATCCAAATTCCCTTATTCTTAATATTTGATAAAGAATCTGCAAAATACAAGCATACTTCCTCAACCTTCTGAAAATTCAGATCTGCAAGAACATTCGATGTAACTTCACTTAAATTTTCATAATCGGAATCCTCCGGCTCTCGATCTAAATAGGCTGTAACACGTAAGAATTGTAATCCTTCATATTCTACAATAATAGCCCGTATAGAATGATAAACCATTCCAAGAAGTGCTCTCTGAAGTGATAAGAGCAAATTAATTCTTAAATCGGAATCATGCATTTATTCTTTTACCATCAATTAGGATTAGAAGGAATAATGTGCGCACCAGTACCACTATTATGAATCATGCCTTTTTTAGTAACAGTACCTTTACCAGTTTTAGGATCAACAGTTTCACCTATTGTTTTACCAAAATCGACTCTTGTCTTAACGTCATTTACCGTTTCAGCCGATTTTACCCTTCCTGCATGGAAATCATCAAGCAATTGCTGGGCATTCTCAGTTAAAACACTATTACCTTTTCTAAAATTATTATGACCACGGATATGTTTTCCTTGTTTCCCTTCATGAATTGTCTTAGATATGTGACCGAATCGTTTTTTAAAATTCGCTATCCGTAGCGTTCTCCCGATTGACGTGCCTTTCGGGCCGCCAGTCACCCCACCGACAACACTACCTGTGAAATCAACAG includes the following:
- a CDS encoding polymorphic toxin type 50 domain-containing protein, translating into MLNQRRNVHYDKNGDYTIHVTGYRSTLGLIQDNKYEMMSKFYQSAFIGMGYTASTAALITSGGTLGVPLGYMMLGGGVFSTGATVGYVAGRYSNNDPLTTSEKADLAVDFTGSVVGGVTGGPKGTSIGRTLRIANFKKRFGHISKTIHEGKQGKHIRGHNNFRKGNSVLTENAQQLLDDFHAGRVKSAETVNDVKTRVDFGKTIGETVDPKTGKGTVTKKGMIHNSGTGAHIIPSNPN